From Achromobacter spanius, a single genomic window includes:
- a CDS encoding multidrug efflux RND transporter permease subunit, with amino-acid sequence MSLSRPFILRPVATSFLMIALLLSGILAWRLLPVAALPQVDYPIIQVTTQYPGASPNVTARAVTAPLERRFGQIPGLKQMSSTSGSGISVITLQFALDVPLGVAEQEVQAAISASDSLLPNDLPTPPVYRKVNPADVPILTLAVTSDSLPLPKVYDLVDTRMTQRLSQLSGVGMVSLAGGQRPAVRVQVNPMALAARGLQLSDVQEAIAKANSNQPKGSFDGPVRSVIMDANDQLQSAEEYRDLIVAWKNGAPVRLGQIATVEDGAEDRYLAAWVDKQPAVLVNIQRQPGANVIAVADQVKALLPQLTASLPAAAQVRILTDRTESIRASVRGVQWELAFAVGLVVLVTFLFLRNLPATLIPSLAVPLSLIGTFGFMYLAGFSTNNLTLMALTIGAGFVVDDAIVMLENIARYREQGHSPMAAALKGAGQIGFTLVSLTLSLIAVLIPLLFMEDVVGRLFREFAITLAVAILISLAVSLTLTPMMCARLLPAHEPSRPGLLDRLQVRYAGWLDVTLRHQRLTLLAMLATVVLTGLLYLAVPKGFFPAQDGGVLQGVTQSAQSTSFDAMSRRQQAVAESLLADPDVATLSSFIGIDGMNATLNTGRLLINLKPWNERSAPLADIMARLDARAREVNGISLFLQPVQELNIEDRVSRGQYQFSLTSPDSALLSRWTTALMQRLAQAPELADVSSDLQGGGRQAYLEVSRDAAARLGVTMDDVAQALYNAFGQRQVATLFTQSNQYRVVLEVDRTMATSPEALERIHLQTENGQAIPLSALATISERAAPLAVNHLSQFPAVNLSFNLPPGGSLGEAIAAIEAAKQEIGMPESVELRLQGAASAFEASLSNTLWLMLAAVVTMYLVLGMLYESAIHPVTILSTLPSATVGALLALLITGRPLDLIAVIGIILLIGLVKKNGIMMVDFALEAERTRGLDPQAAIREAALLRLRPILMTTLAALFGALPLMLATGSGAELRQPLGWVMVGGLLVSQVLTLFTTPAVYLFFHRLGHRRADAAPAANAEGPVK; translated from the coding sequence AGCGGCATCTCGGTCATCACGCTGCAGTTTGCGCTGGACGTGCCGCTGGGCGTGGCCGAACAGGAAGTGCAGGCGGCCATCAGCGCCAGCGATTCGCTGCTGCCCAACGACTTGCCCACCCCGCCCGTGTACCGCAAGGTCAACCCGGCGGACGTGCCGATCCTGACGCTGGCCGTCACATCGGATTCCCTGCCCCTGCCCAAGGTCTACGATCTGGTGGACACGCGCATGACGCAGCGGCTGTCGCAGCTGTCGGGCGTGGGCATGGTCAGCCTGGCGGGCGGACAGCGCCCGGCCGTGCGCGTGCAGGTCAATCCGATGGCGCTGGCCGCGCGCGGCCTGCAGTTGTCGGACGTGCAGGAGGCGATCGCCAAGGCCAATTCCAATCAGCCCAAGGGCAGTTTTGACGGCCCCGTGCGGTCCGTCATCATGGACGCCAACGACCAGTTGCAGAGCGCCGAGGAATACCGCGACCTGATCGTCGCCTGGAAGAATGGCGCGCCGGTACGGCTGGGCCAGATCGCAACCGTGGAGGACGGTGCCGAGGACCGCTACCTGGCCGCGTGGGTCGACAAGCAGCCCGCCGTGCTGGTGAACATTCAGCGTCAGCCCGGCGCCAACGTCATTGCGGTGGCCGACCAGGTCAAGGCGCTGCTGCCGCAACTGACGGCCAGCCTGCCCGCCGCCGCGCAAGTGCGCATCCTGACGGACCGCACCGAGAGCATCCGCGCATCGGTGCGCGGCGTGCAATGGGAACTGGCGTTTGCCGTGGGGCTGGTGGTGCTGGTGACCTTCCTGTTCCTGCGCAACCTGCCCGCCACGCTGATCCCCAGCCTGGCCGTGCCGCTGTCCCTGATCGGCACCTTCGGGTTCATGTACCTGGCCGGCTTTTCCACCAACAACCTGACGCTGATGGCGCTGACCATTGGGGCGGGCTTCGTGGTGGACGACGCCATCGTCATGCTGGAGAACATTGCACGCTACCGCGAACAAGGCCATAGCCCGATGGCGGCCGCGCTCAAGGGCGCGGGGCAGATCGGCTTCACGCTGGTGTCGCTGACCCTGTCGCTGATTGCGGTGCTGATTCCGCTGCTGTTCATGGAAGACGTGGTGGGCCGGCTGTTCCGAGAGTTCGCCATTACGTTGGCCGTGGCCATCTTGATATCGCTGGCGGTTTCGCTGACGCTGACGCCGATGATGTGCGCGCGCTTGCTGCCGGCGCACGAGCCGTCGCGTCCCGGCCTGCTGGACCGCTTGCAGGTGCGCTACGCCGGCTGGCTGGACGTGACCCTGCGCCACCAGCGGCTGACGCTGCTGGCGATGCTGGCGACCGTGGTGCTGACCGGGCTGCTGTATCTGGCGGTGCCCAAGGGCTTCTTTCCGGCGCAGGACGGCGGCGTGCTGCAAGGCGTGACGCAGTCGGCGCAGAGTACGTCGTTTGACGCCATGTCGCGCCGCCAGCAGGCGGTGGCGGAAAGCCTGCTGGCCGATCCCGACGTCGCCACCCTGTCGTCCTTCATCGGCATCGACGGCATGAACGCCACGCTGAACACCGGGCGTCTGCTGATCAACCTGAAGCCCTGGAACGAACGCAGTGCGCCGCTGGCGGACATCATGGCTCGGCTGGATGCGCGGGCGCGCGAGGTGAACGGCATCTCGCTATTCCTGCAACCCGTGCAGGAACTGAATATCGAGGATCGCGTCAGCCGCGGCCAGTATCAATTCAGCCTGACCTCGCCCGACAGCGCGCTGCTGTCGCGCTGGACCACCGCGCTGATGCAGCGGCTGGCGCAGGCGCCCGAGCTTGCCGACGTGTCTTCCGATTTGCAGGGCGGCGGCCGCCAGGCCTATCTGGAAGTGTCGCGCGACGCCGCCGCGCGCCTGGGCGTCACGATGGACGACGTGGCGCAGGCGCTATACAACGCGTTCGGCCAACGTCAGGTCGCCACGTTGTTCACGCAATCCAACCAGTACCGCGTGGTGCTGGAAGTGGACCGCACGATGGCGACCAGCCCCGAGGCGCTGGAACGCATCCACCTGCAGACGGAAAACGGGCAGGCCATTCCGCTGTCCGCCCTGGCCACTATCAGCGAGCGCGCCGCGCCGCTGGCCGTGAATCACCTGTCGCAGTTCCCCGCGGTGAACCTGTCCTTCAACTTGCCGCCGGGCGGATCGCTGGGCGAAGCCATTGCTGCGATTGAAGCCGCCAAGCAGGAAATCGGCATGCCCGAAAGCGTCGAACTGCGCCTGCAAGGCGCGGCCTCGGCCTTCGAGGCGTCGCTGTCCAACACCTTGTGGCTGATGCTGGCCGCGGTGGTGACCATGTACCTGGTGCTGGGCATGCTGTACGAAAGCGCCATCCACCCGGTCACCATTCTGTCCACCCTGCCCTCGGCGACCGTCGGCGCGCTGCTGGCGCTGCTGATCACTGGCCGGCCGCTGGACCTGATCGCCGTCATCGGCATCATTCTGCTGATCGGGCTGGTCAAGAAGAACGGCATCATGATGGTCGACTTTGCGCTGGAGGCCGAGCGCACGCGCGGCCTGGACCCGCAGGCCGCCATCCGCGAGGCCGCGCTGCTGCGCCTGCGCCCCATCCTGATGACGACGCTGGCCGCGCTGTTTGGCGCGCTGCCGCTGATGCTGGCGACGGGTTCCGGCGCCGAGCTGCGCCAGCCGCTGGGGTGGGTCATGGTCGGCGGGCTGCTGGTCAGCCAGGTGCTGACGCTGTTCACCACGCCCGCCGTGTACCTGTTCTTTCACCGGCTGGGCCACCGCCGCGCTGACGCCGCGCCGGCAGCCAACGCCGAAGGCCCGGTGAAATGA